The following are encoded together in the Bacillus sp. NP157 genome:
- a CDS encoding DUF479 domain-containing protein has translation MNVLAHALLAGGDAGLRLGGVMGDFVRGTPDLALPPRVRDGIYLHRAIDGYTDSHPAVREAREAMPPPYRRYAGILLDVWFDHCLARDFARYCPTPLQAFSDNLRAEMHAADAILPDGLKRFLSYMDTHDLPAGYVRRERVEGAFAGLSRRLSRANPVAEAMPLLIGHDAMLRATFETFFPQLQAFAVDWVAARPV, from the coding sequence GTGAACGTGCTCGCCCATGCCTTGCTGGCCGGCGGCGACGCGGGCCTGCGCCTGGGCGGCGTCATGGGCGACTTCGTCCGCGGCACGCCCGACCTGGCGCTGCCGCCGCGGGTGCGCGACGGGATCTACCTGCACCGGGCGATCGACGGCTATACGGATAGCCACCCCGCCGTGCGCGAGGCGCGCGAGGCCATGCCCCCGCCGTACCGGCGCTACGCCGGCATCCTGCTCGATGTCTGGTTCGACCATTGCTTGGCGCGGGACTTCGCCAGGTACTGCCCGACGCCGCTGCAGGCGTTTTCGGACAACCTGCGGGCGGAGATGCACGCCGCCGACGCCATCCTGCCGGACGGGCTGAAGCGCTTCCTCTCCTATATGGATACCCACGACCTCCCGGCCGGCTACGTGCGGCGGGAGCGGGTCGAGGGTGCGTTCGCCGGGCTGTCCCGGCGCCTGTCGCGGGCGAACCCGGTGGCCGAAGCGATGCCGCTACTGATCGGCCACGACGCCATGCTGCGGGCTACGTTCGAGACGTTTTTCCCGCAGCTTCAGGCGTTTGCAGTGGATTGGGTGGCAGCGCGGCCCGTCTAG
- a CDS encoding c-type cytochrome: MSGSPSKSDQNFVRQFSWLTAGLSLLALVLMVVAYVIYDNIPKEQDPAVAKRTEQRIAPVGGVYAGDTGRAAMLAAQEAAAKAAAAQVAYGGSTDGKTIYDNLCHSCHTAGVAGAPKLGDKGAWGARIAEGSATLVKHAIEGYTGPDGNHMPAKGGNPSLTDEQVGNTVKWMVDQVK; the protein is encoded by the coding sequence GTGAGCGGTTCTCCGAGCAAGTCCGACCAGAACTTTGTACGTCAATTCTCGTGGCTCACGGCCGGCTTAAGTCTTCTCGCCCTCGTCCTGATGGTGGTTGCCTACGTCATCTACGACAATATTCCCAAGGAACAAGACCCTGCGGTCGCCAAGCGGACCGAGCAGCGGATTGCCCCGGTCGGCGGCGTCTACGCCGGCGACACCGGACGCGCCGCCATGCTGGCCGCGCAGGAAGCCGCCGCGAAGGCCGCTGCCGCCCAGGTCGCCTACGGTGGCAGCACCGACGGCAAGACCATCTACGACAACCTCTGCCACAGCTGCCATACGGCCGGCGTGGCCGGTGCGCCGAAGCTGGGCGACAAGGGCGCCTGGGGTGCCCGCATCGCCGAAGGCAGCGCCACCCTGGTCAAGCACGCCATCGAGGGCTACACCGGCCCCGACGGCAACCACATGCCGGCCAAGGGCGGTAACCCGTCGCTCACCGACGAACAGGTCGGCAACACCGTCAAGTGGATGGTCGACCAGGTCAAGTAA
- a CDS encoding efflux RND transporter periplasmic adaptor subunit, producing MSRFWKIALGIIVVLVIAAVVIVPRMHKGGANAQEASAQANGDGEGKDQPPVPVTVVPVVAQDVPVYLSATGTVQARNQVTVSPQVGGQLMKLNFTEGQEVKQGDVLAEIDPRTIQSQYDQATAKLRQDQALSATAKNNLERSQNLVSKGGQQYVSKQDLDNLKNTLDQAAATVVADQASIRAAQVQLGFTKVIAPITGLAGIRGVDVGNIVTTTTSIVTLTEVHPIYVTFTLPEKNLDMVRTGMRENAANSLGVDALDRIDAHVVSSGKLEVINNTIDTTTGTFRLRALFDNQNTELWPGQFVNARLKVRTVANGLVIPAQAVQRGPDGEYVYVVQGDNTVKMQAVETASEVGDSHVMIGKGLKLGDKVVTEGQFRLKPGSKVQPLAPGQVPAAPTAEELQKDKTKGQGRQGGGRRGG from the coding sequence ATGTCGCGTTTTTGGAAAATCGCGCTGGGTATCATCGTTGTTCTGGTGATCGCGGCCGTCGTCATCGTCCCACGGATGCACAAGGGTGGTGCAAACGCCCAGGAAGCGTCCGCCCAGGCCAATGGCGACGGGGAGGGCAAGGACCAGCCGCCCGTACCGGTCACCGTGGTGCCCGTCGTGGCGCAGGACGTGCCTGTCTACCTCAGTGCCACCGGCACGGTACAGGCGCGTAACCAGGTCACCGTGAGCCCGCAGGTGGGAGGCCAGCTGATGAAGCTGAACTTCACCGAGGGCCAGGAAGTGAAGCAGGGCGACGTGCTGGCGGAAATCGACCCGCGCACGATCCAGTCGCAATACGACCAGGCCACGGCCAAGCTCCGGCAGGACCAGGCCCTCTCGGCGACCGCGAAGAACAACCTCGAGCGCTCGCAGAACCTGGTCAGCAAGGGTGGACAGCAGTACGTGTCCAAGCAGGACCTGGACAACCTGAAGAACACCCTCGACCAGGCCGCCGCCACCGTCGTCGCCGACCAGGCCTCGATCCGCGCGGCGCAGGTGCAGCTCGGCTTCACCAAGGTCATCGCGCCGATCACCGGCCTGGCCGGCATCCGCGGCGTCGACGTGGGCAACATCGTCACCACGACCACCTCGATCGTGACGCTGACCGAGGTGCATCCGATCTATGTCACCTTCACCCTGCCGGAGAAGAACCTCGACATGGTGCGCACCGGCATGCGTGAGAACGCGGCCAACTCGCTGGGCGTCGACGCGCTCGACCGCATCGACGCGCACGTGGTCAGCAGCGGCAAGCTCGAGGTAATCAACAACACCATCGACACCACCACGGGCACGTTCCGCCTGCGCGCGCTGTTCGACAACCAGAACACCGAGTTGTGGCCGGGCCAGTTCGTCAATGCGCGCCTGAAGGTCCGCACCGTGGCCAACGGCCTGGTGATCCCGGCGCAGGCCGTGCAGCGCGGCCCGGACGGCGAGTACGTCTATGTGGTGCAGGGCGACAACACGGTGAAGATGCAGGCCGTGGAAACCGCCAGCGAAGTCGGCGACAGCCACGTCATGATCGGCAAGGGCCTGAAGCTGGGCGACAAGGTCGTCACCGAAGGCCAGTTCCGCCTGAAGCCGGGTTCCAAGGTGCAGCCGCTGGCCCCGGGCCAGGTGCCGGCCGCGCCGACGGCGGAAGAGCTGCAGAAAGACAAGACCAAGGGCCAGGGTCGCCAGGGCGGCGGTCGCCGCGGCGGCTAA